A section of the Oryza sativa Japonica Group chromosome 1, ASM3414082v1 genome encodes:
- the LOC4326394 gene encoding zinc transporter 1 precursor, giving the protein MARTMTMRVSSLLVAVVLLAALSFQACSGHGGINDGDGQVDAPATPASSSGVRSKGLIAVKVWCLVILLVFTFAGGVSPYFYRWNESFLLLGTQFAAGVFLGTALMHFLADSTSTFKGLTTNQYPFSFMLTCVGFLLTMLSDLVIAAVARRSAAAGVSDNQVSEQQQRQQAEGAVMSRKEEEAAAVAHPAMLVRTSSFEDAVLLIVALCFHSVFEGIAIGVSASKSEAWRNLWTIGLHKIFAAVAMGIALLRMIPKRPFLMTVVYSLAFAVSSPVGVGIGIAIDATSQGRAADWTYAISMGLATGVFIYVAINHLIAKGYRPHHPTAADKPLFKFLAVLLGVAVMAVVMIWD; this is encoded by the exons ATGGCCAGGACGATGACGATGAGGGTTTCTTCGCTCCTTGTCGCCGtggtcctcctcgccgcgctctcGTTCCAGGCGTgcagcggccatggcggcatcaacgacggcgacgggcaggTCGACGCCCCGGCAACGCCTGCGTCGTCGTCCGGCGTGCGGTCCAAGGGGCTGATCGCCGTGAAGGTGTGGTGCCTGGTGATCCTGCTGGTGTTCaccttcgccggcggcgtctcCCCCTACTTCTACCGGTGGAACGagagcttcctcctcctcggcacccagttcgccgccggcgtcttCCTCGGCACCGCGCTGATGCACTTCCTCGCcgactccacctccaccttcaAGGGCCTCACTACCAACCAGTACCCGTTCTCCTTCATGCTCACCTGCGTCGGCTTCCTGCTCACCATGCTCAGCGAcctcgtcatcgccgccgtcgcgcggaggagcgccgccgccggcgttagCGACAACCAGGTCagtgagcagcagcagcggcagcaagcCGAGGGGGCGGTGATGAGccgcaaggaggaggaggcggcggcggtggcgcaccCGGCGATGCTGGTGAGGACATCGTCGTTCGAGGACGCCGTGCTGCTCATCGTCGCGCTCTGTTTCCACTCCGTCTTTGAAGGGATCGCCATTGGTGTCTCAG CGAGCAAGAGCGAGGCGTGGAGGAACCTGTGGACGATCGGGCTGCACAAGATAttcgcggcggtggcgatgggaATCGCGCTGCTCCGGATGATCCCCAAGCGCCCCTTCCTCATGACCGTCGTCTACTCCCTCGCCTTCGCCGTCTCCAGCCCCGTCGGCGTCGGCATCGGCATCGCCATCGACGCCACCTCCCAGGGCCGCGCCGCCGACTGGACCTACGCCATCTCCATGGGCCTCGCCACCGGCGTCTTCATCTACGTCGCCATCAACCACCTCATCGCCAAGGGCTACCG